One stretch of Cedecea neteri DNA includes these proteins:
- a CDS encoding methyl-accepting chemotaxis protein has product MSLHDVKIRSKLTLTIAIFIVLMVFSSGLSLLSLSRANTGIQTIVNSDYPTTVKANDLIDSFQEFVNTQQLMLLDEAGVFRQKSEKHLAEISAHITALLADLNKSSTDAASQKALQELTGIRKEYLDSRFRILQAVQQNNRAGALQEMMATTIQIQEKYKDKVQELIVIQNQKMAAAGLQVDKDYRSNRLVTVLLTLLSIALGTLIGMFIVRSITRPLVQAVEFAEAIAEGDLTGSITVTHKDETGELLQALMSMKVRLQEIVHQVQQGSETISSAAAQIVAGNQDLAARTEEQASSVEETAASMEQITSTVKNTFDHTNEATKLSSEAASVVKNNGQMMSQVTSKMRVINETSNRMSDIINLIDSIAFQTNILALNAAVEAARAGEHGRGFAVVAGEVRQLAQKSASSASEIRSLIENSSTQTREGMGLVEKANAQIAGMIENVQEMNTILGEIKQASQEQTDGISQINSAIGMIDSTTQQNSALVEESVAAAASLNDQAKQLRDLVRVFRLQ; this is encoded by the coding sequence ATGTCACTACATGATGTAAAAATTCGCAGCAAATTAACGCTGACGATCGCTATTTTTATTGTGCTGATGGTATTCAGCTCGGGGCTTTCTTTACTCAGCCTCAGCAGGGCAAATACCGGCATCCAGACCATTGTTAACAGTGATTACCCGACGACCGTTAAAGCCAACGACCTGATTGATAGTTTCCAGGAGTTTGTTAATACGCAGCAGCTGATGCTGCTGGACGAAGCGGGCGTCTTTCGTCAGAAGTCAGAAAAGCACCTGGCCGAAATTAGCGCGCACATTACCGCGCTGCTGGCCGATTTAAACAAATCCAGCACCGACGCGGCTTCACAAAAAGCATTGCAGGAGCTGACTGGCATCCGTAAAGAGTATCTGGACTCGCGTTTTCGTATTTTACAGGCGGTGCAGCAGAACAACCGGGCCGGCGCGCTGCAGGAAATGATGGCCACTACCATTCAGATTCAGGAAAAATACAAAGATAAGGTGCAGGAGCTTATCGTCATCCAGAACCAAAAGATGGCCGCCGCCGGGCTGCAGGTGGATAAAGATTACCGATCCAACCGGCTCGTCACCGTCCTGCTGACGCTGCTGAGCATTGCGCTGGGTACCCTGATTGGCATGTTCATCGTGCGCTCCATCACCCGCCCGCTGGTTCAGGCCGTTGAGTTTGCCGAGGCGATTGCGGAAGGTGACCTTACGGGCAGCATCACGGTGACCCATAAAGACGAAACAGGCGAACTGCTGCAGGCGCTGATGAGCATGAAAGTGCGCCTGCAAGAGATTGTCCATCAGGTTCAGCAGGGCTCGGAAACTATCTCTTCTGCCGCCGCGCAAATCGTGGCCGGTAACCAGGACCTGGCGGCGCGTACCGAAGAGCAGGCCAGCTCGGTAGAGGAAACGGCTGCTTCTATGGAGCAGATTACCTCTACGGTGAAAAACACCTTTGACCACACCAACGAGGCAACCAAACTCTCATCCGAAGCCGCGTCGGTGGTGAAAAACAACGGCCAGATGATGTCTCAGGTCACCAGCAAAATGCGCGTGATTAACGAAACCTCTAATCGTATGTCGGACATCATTAACCTTATCGATTCCATTGCGTTCCAGACCAATATTCTGGCGCTGAACGCGGCGGTGGAAGCGGCTCGCGCGGGTGAGCACGGCCGCGGTTTTGCGGTGGTGGCCGGTGAAGTTCGCCAGCTGGCGCAGAAAAGCGCCTCGTCCGCGAGCGAGATCAGAAGCCTGATTGAAAACTCGAGCACCCAGACCCGTGAAGGGATGGGCCTGGTGGAGAAAGCCAACGCGCAGATTGCCGGTATGATCGAAAACGTGCAGGAAATGAACACCATCCTCGGCGAAATCAAGCAGGCAAGCCAGGAGCAAACCGACGGCATTTCCCAGATCAACAGCGCCATTGGCATGATTGACTCAAC